A genomic region of Zea mays cultivar B73 chromosome 6, Zm-B73-REFERENCE-NAM-5.0, whole genome shotgun sequence contains the following coding sequences:
- the LOC100279454 gene encoding uncharacterized protein LOC100279454, which translates to MDSADAATALGAWIRGYFTPATFFLVVNLVIGTIALTSRATKQRRRRENYYHDDGNGHQETLHPQMEQPGYGHYYHPDPTLYAAPPPPAPLARTSSVLDRLRSLGLYRFRSGDFPPEYGATPPNHAQDVPAPVEEEETIASAHYARSRSEPAPAAREGERRPAPPRVKKSGSEVRKSQVSRAAPRIVQAVTEDDVSVEEAEGGGFRRRPSPPQQEYHYRQEYVTPPPPAPAPLQRTSSVLDRLRSLGLYGFLAPDEPAAAASVPASDGFATPADEKRHAHTHYDIGRSEPAREQQDKKEKTQGGNSTRAKSSSGARKTPAQRQAEAGAECVDARAEAFIDSFRQQQQVHHYQEEEYVPPPAPAPPLSRTSSVLDRLRSFGLYRFRSGDLGPDLPSATAATETDKEKQQAAHYGRSRSEPAREQGKKQDTRMNKSSSSGVVAEADAHQCVNARADDFINKFRQQLQLQRLNSLLNYKEMLNRGGDKQ; encoded by the coding sequence ATGGACAGCGCCGACGCGGCGACGGCGCTGGGCGCGTGGATCCGGGGCTACTTCACGCCGGCCACGTTCTTCCTCGTCGTCAACCTCGTCATCGGCACCATCGCGCTCACCTCCCGCGCCACCAAGCAGCGCCGCCGCAGGGAGAACTACTACCACGACGACGGCAACGGCCACCAGGAAACGCTGCACCCGCAGATGGAGCAGCCGGGGTACGGCCACTACTACCACCCGGACCCCACGCTGTACGCGGCGCCGCCTCCGCCCGCGCCGCTCGCGCGCACGTCCTCTGTCCTCGACCGCCTCAGGTCGCTCGGCCTGTACCGCTTCCGCTCCGGGGACTTCCCGCCCGAGTACGGCGCCACGCCGCCGAACCACGCGCAGGATGTGCCCGCTCCGGTGGAGGAGGAAGAGACGATCGCGTCGGCGCACTACGCAAGGAGCCGGTCCGAGCCGGCGCCTGCTGCGCGGGAGGGTGAGAGGAGGCCGGCGCCGCCCAGGGTAAAGAAGTCGGGCTCGGAGGTGAGGAAGTCGCAGGTGTCGCGGGCGGCGCCCAGGATCGTCCAGGCGGTCACCGAGGACGACGTCTCCGTCGAGGAAGCCGAAGGCGGCGGTTTCAGGCGGAGGCCGTCGCCACCCCAGCAAGAGTACCACTACCGGCAAGAATACGTCACTCCGCCGCCGCCGGCACCCGCCCCGCTGCAGCGCACGTCGTCCGTGCTGGACAGGCTCCGCTCGCTGGGCCTCTACGGCTTCCTCGCTCCCGACGaacccgccgccgccgcgtcAGTTCCAGCGAGCGACGGCTTCGCCACCCCGGCGGACGAGAAGAGGCACGCGCACACGCACTACGACATCGGCCGGTCCGAGCCGGCACGGGAGCAGCAGGACAAGAAGGAGAAGACGCAGGGGGGCAACTCAACAAGGGCCAAGTCGAGCTCGGGGGCTAGGAAGACGCCCGCTCAGAGGCAGGCGGAGGCCGGCGCCGAGTGCGTGGACGCGAGGGCGGAGGCATTCATCGACAGCTTCAGGCAGCAGCAGCAGGTGCACCACTACCAGGAGGAGGAATACGTCCCGCCTCCggcgcccgcgccgccgctgtCGCGCACGTCGTCCGTCCTGGACCGCCTCCGCTCCTTCGGCCTGTACCGCTTCCGCTCCGGCGACCTCGGCCCCGACCTTCCCTCCGCCACCGCCGCCACGGAGACGGACAAGGAGAAGCAGCAGGCGGCGCACTACGGGCGGAGCCGGTCGGAGCCGGCGCGGGAGCAGGGCAAGAAGCAGGACACGAGGATGAACAAGTCGAGCTCGAGCGGCGTCGTGGCGGAGGCGGACGCGCATCAGTGCGTGAACGCGCGCGCGGACGACTTCATCAACAAGTTCAGGCAGCAGCTACAGCTGCAGCGACTGAACTCGCTGCTCAACTACAAGGAGATGCTCAACCGCGGCGGTGACAAGCAGTAG